A part of Daphnia pulex isolate KAP4 chromosome 6, ASM2113471v1 genomic DNA contains:
- the LOC124196271 gene encoding scavenger receptor class B member 1-like isoform X1 — protein MKTEADWKYSPVLLCRPDIHPYDLPRMRPSFPRAEGRQEQEEEYRIRTSTLRYWLIGILAVSAILFIVMGILVTMFFSQIIDNFIYKELVLKVGGETYEMWRKPPVEPQLKVYFFNVTNPRDFLQGEKPIFREIGPYVYNERWEKVNFTWHPNGTVSYQPTRTFFFNREMSYGDESDLVQTLNIPLVSAADQMKYAVKLTRLALGSMLGVLNQETFTVRSVRDLMWGYNDSLFKLAKDVMPPENVVPHDLFGLFVGKNGSASDGVFTIATGAKSMSNYAIIDNWNGMTKLPFWQSDQCNRIIGTDGTAFPPELTPNTTLHMFNPELCRAMPLVYYKDVVHNGVAGYRFGPPINAFDTPATNPDNACFCPPGTMERDGNCGIKGLFNISSCKFGAPMAVSWPHFLHGDPKLVEDVVGLNPDINRHGFFLDFQPKLTIAMHATARMQINLMLSKVEDIKQVVGLREMAFPLFWFEDGIDKLPDDVSQKLKMVAEMPEAARAGISYSMFGLGGILLFCVALMIWKRMKSKSYGAGGVNNADVEFEKRTDAVTVHKTNGKSRSAEDSDLPR, from the exons GAATCCTGGCCGTCAGCGCCATCCTGTTTATCGTGATGGGAATTCTGGTGACGATGTTCTTTTCCCAAATCATCGACAACTTTATTTACAAG GAGCTAGTCTTGAAAGTTGGAGGCGAAACGTACGAAATGTGGCGCAAGCCGCCCGTCGAGCCCCAGTTGAAAGTTTATTTCTTCAACGTCACCAATCCGAGGGATTTCCTTCAAGGCGAGAAACCCATTTTTCGCGAAATTGGGCCTTACGTTTACAA CGAACGATGGGAGAAGGTTAATTTCACCTGGCATCCAAATGGAACCGTCTCCTATCAGCCGACCAGAACCTTCTTTTTCAACCGGGAAATGTCCTATGGTGATGAGTCTGATTTGGTGCAGACACTCAACATTCCACTCGTC TCTGCAGCGGATCAAATGAAATACGCCGTCAAGTTGACTCGCCTCGCTCTCGGCTCAATGTTGGGCGTCCTCAATCAAGAGACCTTCACCGTTCGCTCCGTCCGGGATCTCATGTGGGGCTACAACGACAGCCTCTTCAAGTTGGCCAAGGATGTGATGCCTCCAGAGAACGTCGTGCCCCACGATCTATTTGGCCTTTTTGTTGGC aaaaacgGGTCGGCCAGCGACGGAGTCTTCACTATTGCGACTGGCgctaaatcaatgtccaactACGCCATCATTGATAATTGGAACGGAATGACCAAGTTGCCGTTTTGGCAATCCGACCAGTGTAACCGTATCATCGGCACAGACGGAACGGCTTTTCCACCGGAGCTGACGCCCAACACCACACTCCATATGTTCAATCCCGAACTGTGCCGGGCCATGCCGCTCGTCTACTACAAGGACGTCGTGCACAACGGAGTCGCTG GTTACCGTTTCGGACCTCCGATCAACGCGTTCGACACGCCGGCCACAAATCCCGATAACGCTTGTTTCTGTCCTCCTGGCACGATGGAACGCGATGGCAATTGCGGCATCAAAGGCCTGTTCAACATCAGCTCCTGCAAATTCGGCGCCCCCATGGCCGTTTCCTGGCCTCATTTCCTTCACGGAGATCCGAAATTAGTCGAAGATGTTGTAGGATTGAATCCAGATATTAATCGCCACGgatttttcttggatttccAGCCC AAATTGACTATCGCCATGCACGCTACAGCTCGTATGCAGATTAATCTTATGCTGTCCAAGGTAGAAGATATCAAACAGGTGGTTGGACTTCGTGAAATGGCATTTCCGCTCTTCTGGTTTGAAGAT GGTATCGACAAACTGCCAGATGATGTGAgccaaaaactgaaaatggtGGCCGAGATGCCCGAAGCAGCCCGAGCTGGAATCTCTTACTCTATGTTCGGTTTGGGTGGTATTCTGCTCTTTTGCGTGGCCCTGATGATCTGGAAGCGGATGAAGAGCAAGTCGTACGGTGCTGGGGGAGTCAACAACGCCGACGTCGAGTTCGAGAAACGGACCGACGCCGTCACCGTTCACAAGACCAACGGCAAAAGTCGGTCTGCAGAAGATTCTGATCTCCCCCGATAa
- the LOC124196271 gene encoding scavenger receptor class B member 1-like isoform X2 codes for MRRAICSGILAVSAILFIVMGILVTMFFSQIIDNFIYKELVLKVGGETYEMWRKPPVEPQLKVYFFNVTNPRDFLQGEKPIFREIGPYVYNERWEKVNFTWHPNGTVSYQPTRTFFFNREMSYGDESDLVQTLNIPLVSAADQMKYAVKLTRLALGSMLGVLNQETFTVRSVRDLMWGYNDSLFKLAKDVMPPENVVPHDLFGLFVGKNGSASDGVFTIATGAKSMSNYAIIDNWNGMTKLPFWQSDQCNRIIGTDGTAFPPELTPNTTLHMFNPELCRAMPLVYYKDVVHNGVAGYRFGPPINAFDTPATNPDNACFCPPGTMERDGNCGIKGLFNISSCKFGAPMAVSWPHFLHGDPKLVEDVVGLNPDINRHGFFLDFQPKLTIAMHATARMQINLMLSKVEDIKQVVGLREMAFPLFWFEDGIDKLPDDVSQKLKMVAEMPEAARAGISYSMFGLGGILLFCVALMIWKRMKSKSYGAGGVNNADVEFEKRTDAVTVHKTNGKSRSAEDSDLPR; via the exons GAATCCTGGCCGTCAGCGCCATCCTGTTTATCGTGATGGGAATTCTGGTGACGATGTTCTTTTCCCAAATCATCGACAACTTTATTTACAAG GAGCTAGTCTTGAAAGTTGGAGGCGAAACGTACGAAATGTGGCGCAAGCCGCCCGTCGAGCCCCAGTTGAAAGTTTATTTCTTCAACGTCACCAATCCGAGGGATTTCCTTCAAGGCGAGAAACCCATTTTTCGCGAAATTGGGCCTTACGTTTACAA CGAACGATGGGAGAAGGTTAATTTCACCTGGCATCCAAATGGAACCGTCTCCTATCAGCCGACCAGAACCTTCTTTTTCAACCGGGAAATGTCCTATGGTGATGAGTCTGATTTGGTGCAGACACTCAACATTCCACTCGTC TCTGCAGCGGATCAAATGAAATACGCCGTCAAGTTGACTCGCCTCGCTCTCGGCTCAATGTTGGGCGTCCTCAATCAAGAGACCTTCACCGTTCGCTCCGTCCGGGATCTCATGTGGGGCTACAACGACAGCCTCTTCAAGTTGGCCAAGGATGTGATGCCTCCAGAGAACGTCGTGCCCCACGATCTATTTGGCCTTTTTGTTGGC aaaaacgGGTCGGCCAGCGACGGAGTCTTCACTATTGCGACTGGCgctaaatcaatgtccaactACGCCATCATTGATAATTGGAACGGAATGACCAAGTTGCCGTTTTGGCAATCCGACCAGTGTAACCGTATCATCGGCACAGACGGAACGGCTTTTCCACCGGAGCTGACGCCCAACACCACACTCCATATGTTCAATCCCGAACTGTGCCGGGCCATGCCGCTCGTCTACTACAAGGACGTCGTGCACAACGGAGTCGCTG GTTACCGTTTCGGACCTCCGATCAACGCGTTCGACACGCCGGCCACAAATCCCGATAACGCTTGTTTCTGTCCTCCTGGCACGATGGAACGCGATGGCAATTGCGGCATCAAAGGCCTGTTCAACATCAGCTCCTGCAAATTCGGCGCCCCCATGGCCGTTTCCTGGCCTCATTTCCTTCACGGAGATCCGAAATTAGTCGAAGATGTTGTAGGATTGAATCCAGATATTAATCGCCACGgatttttcttggatttccAGCCC AAATTGACTATCGCCATGCACGCTACAGCTCGTATGCAGATTAATCTTATGCTGTCCAAGGTAGAAGATATCAAACAGGTGGTTGGACTTCGTGAAATGGCATTTCCGCTCTTCTGGTTTGAAGAT GGTATCGACAAACTGCCAGATGATGTGAgccaaaaactgaaaatggtGGCCGAGATGCCCGAAGCAGCCCGAGCTGGAATCTCTTACTCTATGTTCGGTTTGGGTGGTATTCTGCTCTTTTGCGTGGCCCTGATGATCTGGAAGCGGATGAAGAGCAAGTCGTACGGTGCTGGGGGAGTCAACAACGCCGACGTCGAGTTCGAGAAACGGACCGACGCCGTCACCGTTCACAAGACCAACGGCAAAAGTCGGTCTGCAGAAGATTCTGATCTCCCCCGATAa
- the LOC124196275 gene encoding GILT-like protein 1, with the protein MRSLILCGFALICVVGGAPQTRAGERMTLDVYYESLCPDSRNFLVNQLNPNWPTLSTFTDLRLIPFGKATFLPNAEGGWSFECQHGPDECTGNILHACGIKYSPTITQALNFTTCLMDLPKNGELCAELAGLDYAPIDTCQMSIEGQDLVHDHGVETLNLEPTLFFVPWIIYNQVWDFNNQFDSLTNLTAVACKNAPANTPACSV; encoded by the exons ATGCGATCGCTTATTCTATGTGGGTTCGCCTTGATCTGCGTGGTTGGTGGAGCCCCTCAG acTAGAGCTGGTGAACGAATGACCCTGGATGTTTATTACGAATCCCTTTGTCCCGACAGCCGCAATTTCCTCGTGAATCAATTAAATCCCAACTGGCCGACGCTTTCCACTTTTACCGATTTAAGATTGATCCCATTCGGAAAAGCAACG TTTCTACCGAATGCGGAAGGCGGATGGAGTTTCGAATGTCAACATGGACCCG ATGAGTGTACTGGCAATATTCTCCATGCCTGTGGCATCAAATACAGTCCAACGATTACTCAG GCTTTAAATTTCACGACTTGCCTTATGGATCTACCCAAGAACGGAGAATTG TGCGCCGAATTGGCTGGCTTGGATTACGCGCCTATTGATACTTGCCAAATGAGCATCGAGGGTCAGGATTTAGTTCACGATCACGGAGTGGAAACTTTGAACCTTGAACCTACtctgttttttgttccttGGATAATTTACAACCAG GTGTGGGACTTTAACAACCAATTTGATAGCCTGACCAATCTGACAGCCGTCGCTTGCAAAAACGCCCCGGCCAATACCCCCGCCTGCTCGGTTTAA